A window of Citrus sinensis cultivar Valencia sweet orange chromosome 7, DVS_A1.0, whole genome shotgun sequence contains these coding sequences:
- the LOC102623481 gene encoding anoctamin-like protein At1g73020 isoform X6, with protein MISLKYDGKEFCWEVGQSLLQTLESKGIVKQVFPLHAEMKRKKLLRSWALNWWDLTDQPIDEIYSYFGTKVAIYFAFLGKYTQWLFFPAALGLIVQLVDFGSLQLLALPVFFISITLWAVLFFQFWKRKNYALLARWQINCTIGIGQGHKLLGMKWSYRQPPVEVIKTLGTDKAREKELYQRHEWLGHLMRFRNDVFVILSIICLQLPFELAYAHLYEVIGSDIIKFGLTAIYLFVIQYFTQIGGKISVKLIKNENNENSENRADSLVYKVVFGLYFMQSYIGIFYHALLHRNFRTLRQVLIQRLIISEVLENLLENSLPYMKYSYKKYKTIRNKKKHENNKPSGKIHVSTRVEKEYLKPAYSASIVEELEDGLFDDFLELALQFGMIMMFACAFPLAFAFAAVNNIMEIRTDALKLLSMFKRPVPRDAVTIGAWINIFQFLIVMSICTNSALLVWLYDQEGKWKIEPGLAAILIMEHVLLLIKFGFSHFVPEEPAWVRANRVRNATQAQDVCSKQLLRTISGEKTSNESKKNE; from the exons ATGATATCTCTAAAATACGATGGGAAAGAGTTCTGTTGGGAAGTTGGGCAATCTTTACTGCAGACATTGGAATCTAAGGGCATTGTTAAACAAGTGTTTCCTTTACACG CTGAAATGAAGAGGAAAAAACTCCTGAGAAGTTGGGCACTGAATTGGTGGGACCTCACTGACCAGCCAATTGATGagatttattcatattttgggACAAAG GTTGCTATCTATTTTGCTTTCCTTGGAAAGTATACACAATGGTTGTTCTTTCCAGCTGCACTTGGGCTTATTGTGCAATTGGTGGATTTTGG ATCGTTGCAGTTGCTAGCGCTCCCTGTCTTTTTCATAAGCATAACCTTATGGGCTGTGTTGTTTTTCCAGTTCTGGAAACGGAAAAACTATGCCCTTTTAGCCAG ATGGCAGATAAATTGTACAATTGGTATTGGCCAAGGACATAAACTTTTGGGCATGAAGTGGAGTTACCGACAGCCTCCTGTGGaagttataaaaactttaGGAACTGATAAGGCAAGAGAGAAAGAACTATATCAAAGACATGAATGGCTTGGACATCTCATGCGATTTAGAAATGATGTGTTTGTTATCTTGAGTATCATCTGCCTCCAATTGCCATTTGAGTTGGCATATGCTCATCTTTACGAGGTCATTGGATCTGACATTATAAA gTTTGGGTTGACAGCCATTTATCTTTTTGTCATTCAATATTTTACCCAGATTGGGGGAAAGATATCAGTCAAACTcatcaaaaatgaaaacaatgaGAATTCGGAAAATAGGGCTGACAGCTTGGTCTACAAAGTA GTGTTCGGTCTTTATTTTATGCAATCATATATTGGAATTTTCTATCATGCCCTTTTACACCGCAATTTCAGGACTCTTCGCCAAGTCTTAATACAGCGTCTTATAATCTCTGAG GTGTTGGAGAATTTGCTAGAAAATTCCTTACCATATATGAAGTACAGCTATAAAAAGTACAAAACTATTAG AAACAAGAAGAAACACGAGAACAATAAACCAAGTGGGAAGATCCATGTCTCTACCAGGGTGGAGAAAGAGTACCTCAAACCTGCATATTCTGCAAGCATTGTAGAGGAGCTAGAGGATGGGCTGTTCGACG ATTTTCTGGAGTTGGCATTGCAGTTTGGAATGATCATGATGTTTGCCTGCGCCTTTCCCCTTGCATTTGCCTTTGCTGCAGTG AACAACATTATGGAAATTAGGACGGATGCATTGAAGCTGCTTTCTATGTTTAAAAGGCCTGTTCCTCGGGATGCCGTCACAATTGGCGCGTGGATAAACATATTTCAG TTCCTGATAGTGATGTCAATTTGCACCAATTCTGCTCTTTTAGTATGGTTATACGATCAGGAGGGGAAGTGGAAAATAGAGCCTGGGCTTGCAGCCATTCTCATCATGGAACACGTTCTCCTGCTGATTAAATTTGGATTTTCTCACTTTGTTCCTGAG GAGCCTGCTTGGGTGAGAGCGAACAGGGTGAGGAATGCAACACAGGCACAGGATGTCTGCTCTAAACAGCTTTTGAGAACCATTTCTGGAGAAAAGACGTCTAACGAATCAAAGAAGAACGAGTGA